One genomic region from Halobacteriovorax vibrionivorans encodes:
- a CDS encoding translocation/assembly module TamB domain-containing protein: MKVMNKFLIVFTIVFTIIGVGAWNFIQSQYVSTILSEYINNNLISNENIQLKFSKVSGGFFPPRTILNNVNLVVKDEVEIQVKDVSAVFSIMSLFSSEIKFSRVSFDDGYIVLNQINTKKENDEKDDIGHFERLTQITKKLPFQINQVQIMNSDFYLEQADVNIPISFLSISPYESSFDIVLDIERFYWNGLAVDNLFLDAEIVEESIRLRNAYVFVKDSKITGTGKYEFKSRKIDADIEYRVNFDSFYSLLKKHNLNLNGLVEGKADLTGDLSLEGLYVNGNVVGDNISSDYVIAEKVNTYFTYHNKSLVLRKLKGSVNKGTFKLLNDLTLDFKSKKVVATNTSVELSNLHLNDILYFLGDDLEMLKGRINGVVNLKMNGGGDLFITSDSLRRLSFTNLSLRPSNTNILNMKEGKINSLSIIIDNRFAIEIDANINKSHLLANGTIKGKAVDFNVEGRGLELSDLGGEVGAIGSGRGDIDIRISGKDEVFIDVTSKDVNNLKVYDYLFEGPSSVKARYSINSNKIFIDSISNNVSGKTDLNGFVDIPKELLNLDLKFTELDIATSKRRLDPIWKDIKLYVEPFAGIFNGNANISGSFNNIKTTANLTSSKVSLYNEAMDNFAIEIAVDKNQIDVKNLFLKKGVSSLSSDFAYRYDKGFDRVNLVTTPIKLNDFFRYRDIGLGYNGYFSINLNAKRGKNFKGNGSAYLTRTKIGNEEIGSSELEFKFTDSVIDFDSQFLNGEIDLEGILDLSKQYPKVDLNYDVDIPNLRTFLSVISEHNAFNNQLNGFMQMAGQISYDFNSDMPVSATSIINQFHLNNYGRDLTLRRPTQIEIEQSEIKKLNFLLEGSGGRYYVTGTGNVDSRFELIQELDINLSYLTLLTSEIERILGNIKGRGIIYGNRRNYDISHSFSTSGFGLKLKSIPLEIANANGIGAYRDKKILINSLSGELGSGRFDLSGYIKANFPFPEVYLNADYSDVGYQVESRSLINTDGKLSFSGKSFPYLVKGDVFVNGGLVENEFNDFKSTSEYNKSLNKYITQTKRGIPDLINLDIDLKIKETVRVRNRLADLLVAGDLSIKGQFNNPEMQGQLIIVPGVSKFKFRGNDFILSEGVVYFTRQENLDPITLNLLANSTIGQYDIEMGITGSVEDISINLESNPYLTRDNIFSLLTLGVTSDFSKNLEDSQRTNLTTIGIGTFLVDQLNINEGLDSALGLKLSVLPEFSESSDSPIEEATKSEQSVKTATKLQITKKVNENIDLKFSNTFDSENTRQSINVDYSISDKLSIEGIFESEDDTNNKERTDGSAGADIKYKWSF, from the coding sequence ATGAAAGTAATGAATAAATTCCTCATTGTCTTTACCATTGTTTTCACAATTATTGGTGTCGGTGCTTGGAATTTTATTCAGTCTCAATATGTTTCCACTATCTTGAGTGAGTATATAAATAATAATCTAATCTCTAATGAAAATATCCAGTTGAAATTCTCAAAAGTTTCAGGGGGCTTCTTTCCTCCGAGAACAATACTAAACAATGTAAATCTAGTCGTTAAAGATGAAGTTGAGATACAGGTTAAGGATGTGTCAGCTGTTTTTTCTATTATGAGTTTATTCTCATCTGAGATTAAGTTTAGTCGTGTGTCTTTCGATGATGGGTATATTGTCTTAAATCAAATTAATACAAAAAAAGAAAATGACGAAAAAGATGACATTGGCCATTTTGAAAGATTAACTCAGATCACGAAGAAGCTTCCTTTTCAAATTAATCAAGTACAAATTATGAACTCTGATTTTTATCTTGAACAAGCTGATGTGAATATTCCTATAAGCTTTCTTTCAATAAGTCCTTATGAGAGCAGTTTTGATATTGTTCTTGATATTGAGCGTTTTTATTGGAACGGCCTTGCTGTCGATAACCTTTTTCTTGATGCCGAGATTGTTGAAGAAAGTATTAGGCTAAGAAATGCATACGTATTTGTTAAGGACTCAAAAATTACTGGTACTGGTAAGTATGAATTTAAATCGCGAAAGATAGATGCAGATATTGAATATCGTGTAAACTTTGATAGTTTCTATTCTTTACTTAAAAAACATAATTTAAATCTAAATGGGCTAGTTGAAGGAAAAGCAGACCTAACGGGTGATTTAAGTCTTGAAGGGCTGTACGTTAACGGTAATGTCGTTGGTGACAACATTAGCTCTGATTACGTTATTGCTGAGAAAGTAAATACGTATTTCACTTATCATAATAAATCTCTTGTGCTTAGAAAGTTAAAAGGTTCAGTGAATAAAGGAACATTCAAGTTATTAAATGATCTCACCTTAGACTTTAAGTCAAAGAAAGTTGTGGCAACGAATACAAGTGTTGAATTAAGTAATCTTCATCTCAACGATATTCTATATTTTTTAGGTGATGATCTGGAAATGTTAAAAGGTCGAATTAACGGCGTTGTAAATTTAAAGATGAATGGTGGTGGCGACTTATTTATTACGTCAGACTCTTTAAGGCGCTTAAGTTTTACTAATCTTTCATTGAGGCCATCGAATACAAATATTCTTAATATGAAAGAAGGGAAAATTAATTCTTTATCAATTATTATTGATAATCGTTTTGCAATAGAAATTGATGCAAATATTAATAAATCGCACCTCTTAGCGAATGGAACTATTAAAGGAAAAGCTGTCGACTTTAATGTTGAAGGACGAGGGCTTGAATTATCAGACCTCGGTGGTGAGGTCGGCGCAATTGGTAGTGGCCGCGGTGATATTGATATAAGAATAAGCGGTAAAGACGAAGTCTTTATTGATGTCACATCTAAAGATGTTAATAACCTAAAAGTATATGACTATTTATTTGAAGGACCATCAAGTGTTAAAGCTCGTTATTCAATAAATAGCAATAAGATATTCATTGATAGTATTTCAAATAATGTCAGTGGAAAAACTGATTTAAATGGTTTTGTCGATATTCCAAAAGAGTTACTTAATCTTGATTTGAAGTTTACAGAATTAGATATCGCTACTTCTAAAAGAAGATTAGATCCAATCTGGAAAGATATAAAACTATATGTAGAACCATTTGCTGGAATTTTTAATGGTAATGCAAATATCAGTGGTAGCTTCAATAATATTAAAACTACTGCAAATCTAACTTCTTCAAAAGTGAGCTTATATAACGAAGCAATGGATAATTTCGCGATAGAAATAGCCGTTGATAAAAATCAAATTGATGTTAAAAACTTATTCCTAAAGAAAGGGGTATCGAGTTTGTCATCTGATTTTGCCTATCGTTATGATAAAGGTTTTGATCGAGTCAATCTTGTAACTACTCCTATTAAGTTAAATGACTTCTTCAGATATAGAGATATCGGTCTAGGATATAATGGCTATTTTTCAATCAATTTAAATGCCAAAAGAGGTAAGAACTTTAAAGGGAATGGATCGGCATATTTAACTAGAACTAAAATTGGTAACGAGGAGATTGGATCTTCAGAGCTGGAATTTAAATTCACAGATAGTGTTATTGATTTTGATTCTCAGTTTTTAAATGGAGAAATTGATCTAGAAGGGATCTTAGATCTTAGTAAACAATACCCTAAAGTTGATCTTAACTACGATGTCGATATACCAAATTTAAGAACTTTTCTAAGTGTTATTTCTGAACATAATGCATTTAACAATCAACTAAATGGTTTTATGCAAATGGCCGGTCAAATTTCATACGACTTCAACTCTGATATGCCAGTTAGTGCAACTTCTATAATTAATCAATTTCATCTGAATAATTACGGAAGAGATCTTACCTTAAGAAGACCGACGCAAATCGAAATTGAGCAATCAGAAATTAAAAAGTTAAACTTTCTACTAGAAGGTTCGGGGGGGCGCTACTATGTCACAGGAACAGGTAACGTTGACAGCCGATTTGAACTTATACAAGAACTTGATATAAATTTAAGCTATTTGACCTTACTCACAAGTGAGATTGAGCGAATACTTGGTAATATTAAAGGAAGGGGTATTATTTATGGTAATCGAAGAAATTACGATATCTCTCATTCTTTTTCTACTTCTGGATTTGGACTAAAGTTAAAATCCATCCCATTAGAGATAGCCAATGCAAATGGTATTGGTGCATATCGTGATAAGAAGATCCTAATAAATTCATTAAGTGGTGAATTAGGCTCTGGTCGATTTGATCTTTCAGGTTATATTAAAGCGAATTTCCCGTTCCCTGAAGTTTATTTAAATGCTGACTATAGTGATGTTGGTTATCAAGTTGAATCTCGATCTCTCATAAATACAGACGGAAAGTTAAGCTTTTCAGGTAAAAGTTTTCCATACCTTGTTAAGGGAGATGTATTTGTAAACGGTGGTCTTGTTGAAAATGAGTTCAATGACTTTAAATCCACATCTGAATATAACAAAAGCTTAAATAAGTATATTACCCAAACAAAGAGGGGTATTCCCGACTTGATTAACTTAGATATCGATCTAAAGATCAAAGAAACTGTGCGTGTACGTAATCGACTTGCTGACCTTTTAGTTGCAGGTGATCTTTCCATAAAAGGACAATTCAATAATCCTGAAATGCAAGGACAGCTAATTATAGTTCCTGGAGTCAGTAAGTTTAAATTTAGAGGTAATGACTTTATCCTATCGGAAGGCGTAGTCTATTTTACAAGACAAGAAAATCTCGATCCAATAACTTTAAATCTTTTGGCAAACTCTACAATTGGACAATATGATATTGAGATGGGAATTACCGGTTCTGTCGAAGATATTTCAATTAACCTAGAGTCTAATCCATATTTAACTCGCGATAATATATTCTCGCTTCTCACTTTAGGAGTAACTTCAGACTTTTCGAAGAACTTAGAGGATAGTCAACGAACTAACTTAACAACGATTGGTATTGGAACCTTCTTAGTGGATCAATTAAATATTAATGAAGGACTTGACTCTGCTCTTGGATTAAAACTTAGTGTTCTTCCTGAATTTTCTGAAAGCTCTGATAGCCCGATTGAGGAAGCTACAAAGTCTGAACAATCTGTTAAAACTGCTACTAAGTTACAGATTACTAAAAAGGTTAACGAAAATATTGACTTAAAGTTTTCAAATACCTTTGATAGTGAGAATACAAGACAGTCTATTAATGTTGATTATAGTATAAGTGATAAGCTTTCGATTGAAGGTATTTTTGAAAGTGAAGATGATACAAATAATAAAGAAAGGACAGATGGTTCAGCTGGAGCCGATATAAAATATAAATGGTCATTTTAA